The following nucleotide sequence is from Gordonia jinghuaiqii.
GGCTCATCGAACAGGCGTGATGTTTCACGTGAAACAACAGGGATGTAATTCAGGCGTGGGCGCCGCACCACGGTCCCGGGACCGTCCACAATGATCGGCCTCTCAGTTCCCCGACACAGCTCAGCTCAGCAACCTCATGTCGTCGACGCCGGTCTGCTCAGCAACACGGTGCGAGGCGAGCGCTCGTCGCCGCACCACCGAGAATCCAATCCTCACCAACTCGTCGTCACCAACTATGGCCGCGATCGCACCGCGGTCCGCCGCCCATCGAGAGGGGTGACCACAAGACGGCAGACTGCGACCGGGAACAGCCACAGACCGCAGACGAATCCGCGCGACGACAACCGCGTCGGGGGAGGGGAGCACGCCCTCGCTGGGAGCACCCCACCGGAAGCCCTTGACGCGTGCCGACCGCGTACCGCCGGGAGCATGCCCCAGAGCACGGAGCTGACCAAACCCGACGCCGTCCCAGGCCCCGGTATTTCGCCGAGACCCACAAGCTCGCTGCGTTCTGGTCCGGGGTTGCCGACGGTCCGCCCATCTGCACCGCTACAAAGGGCCGGTACCAGAGGCGACAATGCTCTCAGGATCGGGCGACCGATCAGACGGAGTAGGTAGGCGATTGCTCCCAGTGGCCGGCGTCCGCTTCCCGGGAAACCAGGCGCGAGAATGACTGCCCCGGATCTCGACACCGAGCGACAACACCGAGCGATGAGATAGTCGCCCCTACTCAGACACGACCCCGCCGTCCATGCACGACGGAACAGGCCCGAGCCACACACCGTCCCCTGGAGCATCACCGGCGTCCTGGTGGTGTCTGTGCCGTGTGCCGTGTCTGTGGGGATCCTGCCGATCATCGTGTGGCGGAGACCGGACGGACTCTCGTTGTCTCGATCATCGGACTGTTCGACGAAGCCGATGCTTGACGGGGATGCTGATGGTGCCGAAGTCGCCGCGGGAAACGACTCTCTCGTTCGCTATCGCCCGACGACGGCGCCTGGGGACACCTCCTGCTTGCCCCCGCATCGATCCGGTCCGTCCAGATGTTCCCACCCGAACGTCGCCGGAGCGCGCTCCCGCTCGGGGCGCTCGGTCCGTGCGCGGGGGAGCCGGGGTCGTCAGGAATCCGCCGTCGCGGGTCTCCAGCGCCGGCGCCGCAGCGAGTCGGCCACTGCCACGTCGGTGTCCCGGCGTAGTTCTCGATGAGGCCACGGAACAGGTCGAGGTTGTCGACCAAAGTCACTGCGGGATCGAGTCGGCCAACTTCGCAACGCGCGGGGTGTTCTGACGTTCCGGGCTGTGCAGGTCGGCGTCGTCGGCAGGTTCGCCCGAAATGCCGCCCGGGCGGATCGTCAGTGCCGCAGGCTGTCCTGCGGTCGCCAGGCGCCATGCGTCTACGCGGATGGCACGAGGCGTCTTCGGCGGCAGTGCGTCGCGCGCAGTCGCCGACACATGGGGACGCACCCAGTCGGGTTCCAGCGCCGAGCACAGGATCGCCCGCAGGGAAGGTCGCGTAGGCGCACCTGGTCCGCGACGACGTCGACCTCACCCTCAGGACGATCCGCGCGACCGGCGGGCGACTCGACATCACGGTGGGCCGGGAGCCCGGGGTGCCACAGTGCCGACGGCTTCAGCGTGGGCCGTCGATGGCGGCCGCATTCGAGCTGGGAGCCCCCGTCGCCGTAGCGGTGTCGCGCGAACGCAACAACCCGGCGCTCGAGGTCGTGAGAAATCGTGGGTTCGCAGCGACGAGTCGTTCGTAGGAGTGGGAGTGCCGGCCCATCGTGGAGGTCCGGGCAGACCTGCGTCGCCGGGCTCCGGCCGAACCCACAGACGGGCACACCACCGACGTTCCACAAGGCCGCACCACGGCATCCCGTTGACGACGTTTCACGTGAAACAACACCGATGTGATTAGCCCGACCACCTTGATGTCGCGGCCAGGTGACCGCGCTGGCCTCACTGCCGCCGACCCCACTGCCGCCGACCCCACTGAGGGAGAACATCCGAAAAGCACTCAGGCCCCGACCGATGGTCGGGGCCTGAGTGGCGTCTCCAGTGGGGGAGTCCGGTGGTTGCTATCCGGGAAGGACGACCACGCGGCGCTTGGGCTCGACGCCCTCGCTTTCACTGACTACACCGTCGACGCCTGCGACGGCATCGTGGACGATCTTGCGCTCGAACGGCGTCATCGGATCCAGAGCCTCGCGCTCACCTGACGACAAGACGCGTTCGGCTACCTCGCGACCCAGACGGGCCAAGCGGTCCCGGCGATCGGCTCGCCACCGAGCGATGTCCAGCATGAGCCGGCTGCGTTCACCGGTCGCCTGCTGGACGGCGAGTCGGGTCAGTTCCTGCAGTGCGTCGAGGATCTCGCCCTTGCGTCCGACGAGCTTGGTGAGATCGTCGCCGCCGTCGATGCTGACGATTGCGCGGTCGCCGTCCACGTCGAGGTCGATGTCGCCGTCGAAGTCGAGGACGTCGAGAAGCTGCTCGAGGTAGTCGCCCGCGATCTCACCCTCTTCGACGAGACGATCCTCGTCATCCTCATCGTCGGCGTCTTCGTCCTCGGCGTCGGCGTCGTCGTCCTCGTCTTCGGCGTCGTCCTCGGCGTCGTCCTCTTGATCGTCGGACGCGTCCTCGACCGAATCATCGGCGTCGGCATCCGCACCCGCGACCGGGTTCTCGACGCCGGTGGCGTCGGTCCCCTCGGCAGCCTCGGTGGCGGTCTCGGGCTGGGTTTCGGCGGCGGCCTCGGCCGGCACCTCGGATTCCGTACCGGTTTGAGTTGCAGTCTCTGCTGTCATCTCATTCACCTAACTGTGTGCTTCTCGAACAAGTTCTGCGCGGTCATCGTTTGCCGCCACGTTTGTTGCCCCGCTTGGCCGTCGACGACTGCCCGCCACGATTGTGGTTCTGCTTCTTGGTACCCGGGCCCGGGGCCGGGCGGGTCGGCTTCTGGCCCGCCTTGGGCTTGGTGCCCGGGCCGCTCTCGGCAGCGGCAGATGCAGTAGTCGACTCCGCGTCCGCGGGTGCGTCGGACGCGCCATCTGTCGTCGCGGCCGGGTCGGACTTGTCGGCCTTGGTCATCGACACACCCTTGGCCGTCGACACACCCTTGACCTCTGACTCGGGCGACTGAACCGCGGGGGCGCCGCGCTTCTTGCGATCCGGACGTACACCAGGCTTGGGGGCGTTCGCCTTGAGCTTCTCCTGCTTGAGGAGCTTCGCCTCTTCTTCTTCCTTGGCGATGTGTCCGAAGACGATGTGCTGCTGACCGTACGTCCAGATGTTGTTGCTCATCCAGTACAGAAGGATCGCGACGGGGAAGAACGGACCGGTGACGAGGATGCCGACGGGGAAGATGTACAGCGCGAGGTTGTTCATCATCCGGGTCTGCGGATTCTCGAGCGCCGCCTCCGGCTGGCGGGCCACCGAGGCGCGCGAGTTCATATGGGTCGCGATCGACGCGACGATCATCATCGGGACGACGACGAAGGCGATCTGAGGGCGCGTGAAGTCGATGGGGGAGCCGGGCTCGACGAATGCCTGGAACTCGGTGGCCGGCTCGACGAGGTACGACGACAACGGCACACCGAACAGACGGGCGTCGAGGAAGTTCTGCACCTGCTCGGCGCTGAAGACGTAGTTGCCCTGCGACCGGGTCTCGGCGGCACTCATGCCGAGCTGGCCCATGCCGGTGCCCATGCGGTTGAACGAACGCAGCACGTGGAACAGACCGATGAACACGGGGATCTGGAGAAGCATCGGCAGACAGCCGAGCATCGGGTTGAACCCGTGCTCCTTCTGGAGCTTCTGCATCTCCTCGGTCATCTTGACCCGGTCCTTGGCGTACTTCTTGCGAATCGCCTGGAGCTGCGGGTTGATCTCCTGCATCTTCTTCGTGGTGCGGATCTGCTTCACGAAGGGCTTGTAGAGAATCGCGCGCAGGGTGAACACGAGGAACACCACCGACAGCGCCCAGGCGATACCGTTGCCGCCCGGGGTGTCGGGCGTGACATGGCTGAACAGCCAATGCCAGACCCACATGATCCCGGAAACCGGGTAGTAGATGAAGTCGAGCACGGGTCAGTTACCCCTCACTTGTTGTACTCACAGGGCACGCGTCCCGGAGGACGCGTGCTGATGGTTCCGAAGTCGATGGTCATCGCAGGCGCTCCCCGCCCCGGCTGTCTCGACGGCATCGGCTGTCCCGACGGATCCGCCGGTGCTGCCGGAACGCAGTCCACGCCACAGATCCCCGGCCAACTCGCGCAGGCCTCGGTCGGGTACCGGGTCGTATCCGGGCTTGTGCCAGGGTCCGCACTTGAGGAGGCGGACGATCGCCAGGAACGAGCCGTAGACGAATCCGTGCCGGTCGAGTGCCTCGACCGCGTATCCCGAGCAGGTCGGTTCGAACCGGCATGTCGGAAGCCGCAGCGGCGACACCCAGGTGCGGTAGAGCTCGATGAGAAAGATGACGGTGCGGCGGGGGAGGAGCTTGGCCCATTCGAGCAGCGTGGCCCCTCCGAGCAGCCGGGCCACGACGCCGGGTCGAGCGGCCGAGTCTGACGCCGGCCGACTGTGCGGCGCCGACGAGGACCTGCCGGCGGAGTCATCCACCGACACGTCGTTCAGCTCGGCATCGGTCATCGCGGCGCATCCACCCCGCGTTCGGATAGGGGCGTTCTCTGGGAGAGGTCGGTGATCCGGCGACTGGTGAACGCCGAGCGGAGTTGACCGGCGAGGTCGTCACTCGACTTGTCCGCGGCGCTCGCGCGGGCGCGGATGACCACGTAGGTCTCATCCCGCGGGCACAGATGCCGGGTCTCGGCGAACGCCGCCCGAAGACGACGCGCGACCGCATGACGGGTGACCGCATTGCCCACGGACTTGCTCACGACCAGCCCGAGCCAGGGTCCGCCGACCATCGCTACATCGCGACGGAGGCCTCGCGCATCCGGCCATTGGGTACCGACTGCCGCCACGTGTACGGCGAAGTCACGCGAGTTCACCCGCGCACCCGACTTGAGAGTGCGAGAGAAGTCGGATCCACGTGAGATCCGATGAGTAACCGCAGTCATCGATCAGCCAACCGGATCCGTCGAGGATCCGGTGAGGAGCCGACGATCAGGCGGTGAGCTTCGAGCGGCCCTTGGTACGACGGCTGCTGACGATCGCACGG
It contains:
- a CDS encoding protein jag — encoded protein: MTAETATQTGTESEVPAEAAAETQPETATEAAEGTDATGVENPVAGADADADDSVEDASDDQEDDAEDDAEDEDDDADAEDEDADDEDDEDRLVEEGEIAGDYLEQLLDVLDFDGDIDLDVDGDRAIVSIDGGDDLTKLVGRKGEILDALQELTRLAVQQATGERSRLMLDIARWRADRRDRLARLGREVAERVLSSGEREALDPMTPFERKIVHDAVAGVDGVVSESEGVEPKRRVVVLPG
- the yidC gene encoding membrane protein insertase YidC, which encodes MLDFIYYPVSGIMWVWHWLFSHVTPDTPGGNGIAWALSVVFLVFTLRAILYKPFVKQIRTTKKMQEINPQLQAIRKKYAKDRVKMTEEMQKLQKEHGFNPMLGCLPMLLQIPVFIGLFHVLRSFNRMGTGMGQLGMSAAETRSQGNYVFSAEQVQNFLDARLFGVPLSSYLVEPATEFQAFVEPGSPIDFTRPQIAFVVVPMMIVASIATHMNSRASVARQPEAALENPQTRMMNNLALYIFPVGILVTGPFFPVAILLYWMSNNIWTYGQQHIVFGHIAKEEEEAKLLKQEKLKANAPKPGVRPDRKKRGAPAVQSPESEVKGVSTAKGVSMTKADKSDPAATTDGASDAPADAESTTASAAAESGPGTKPKAGQKPTRPAPGPGTKKQNHNRGGQSSTAKRGNKRGGKR
- the yidD gene encoding membrane protein insertion efficiency factor YidD; translation: MTDAELNDVSVDDSAGRSSSAPHSRPASDSAARPGVVARLLGGATLLEWAKLLPRRTVIFLIELYRTWVSPLRLPTCRFEPTCSGYAVEALDRHGFVYGSFLAIVRLLKCGPWHKPGYDPVPDRGLRELAGDLWRGLRSGSTGGSVGTADAVETAGAGSACDDHRLRNHQHASSGTRAL
- the rnpA gene encoding ribonuclease P protein component, with the translated sequence MTAVTHRISRGSDFSRTLKSGARVNSRDFAVHVAAVGTQWPDARGLRRDVAMVGGPWLGLVVSKSVGNAVTRHAVARRLRAAFAETRHLCPRDETYVVIRARASAADKSSDDLAGQLRSAFTSRRITDLSQRTPLSERGVDAPR